A window of Thalassophryne amazonica chromosome 12, fThaAma1.1, whole genome shotgun sequence genomic DNA:
cacgattagaaaaaccatgtCGGACATgagcatactccataaatatcaaaACAGCGTTGGAAAAACATTCAGATTGAAAGCTTAACAGCTAACCTGACCATCTTTTaaccaagttcttcatggaggtgaagcaaacaggtctgactatgagctcAAAAccttcagcagctttcatattcgggcaatATCGTAAGTTTGcttgttaatatatatatatatatatataaacaaattattaacttcATTTGCTCGGCCTGTATATGGGAATATAAGACCGAGGTATTTCATTCCATGTATAACTATGCTGACATTTCATCATCTTCTCCAGGCTGGACAATTGGGCATGGTATTTTGTTCCAATTGCCTAGTCCATTTCCATCAGGCCTGTGTAAGGGAGGGACACACCTTTTGTACGCTAACAAACCTGCTTCGTTTGTCGTAAAGAGTTGGGATTCATCCCGGTGAAGTAGTCACATTCCTCACCTACTGATAGCCTGCTGTTTAACCTGTAATGAATTACATTGCGGTGAATTTTGTGTTTATTGTACCAGGTAAATATTTGGTAACTGTTTGACACTTATATGACACTTATGTGTTGGTAGTGTTGTTAagttcttatcaatcaatcaatccaagcTAGATAAATCTATTTGTCCTGTTTCTTACAAATTGTCACTCtattattaggggaggtgatggtcaggggaggtgatggtctagtggttaagatcctgtgttcaaatccccgcctgactggaaaatcactaagggcccttgggcaaggtctttaatcccctattgctcccggtgtgtagtgagcgccttgtatggcagcaccctgacatcgggtgaatgtgaggcataattgtaaagtgctttgagcgtctgatgcagatggaaagcgctatataaatgcagtccatttaccagtccATTTATTAGAAGGTGAAACCATGTGATAAAAGCCCTTATATAATATCTAAAATAATTTCCAGTTGTATtttataataaaaacaaataatttgcatttattgTAAGCTGTTTACACTCTGAGTGCAAAGTTTCATTTCTCAACTTTGAGTTGTTATTGACAAAAGATTCTTGACAAAGTGATTAGAGACTCAATGACTGACTCATTCATATTTTGACCCTGTAAGCTGTGATAGCACagggaaaatggtaaatggactgcatttatatagcgcttttccatctgcataagaCGCTCAAAGCGCAAAATGACTATAAAAACCTGCTTAAATACAAGCGCTTTCTCCACAGAAATCATTTCATTTaaactgtaaatggactgcatttatatagtgcttttccatctgcagcagaagctcaaagcgctttctagttatgcttcacattcaccctttcacacaaacacatcaatgtcagggtgctgacatgtaaggtgctcactacaccaggagccattaaggaccttgcccaagggcctttagtcattttctggtctggctgggttttgaaccaaggatcctttggtctgaaGCCTAAAGctttaccactagaccatcacctccccaccatATCTCACATAAGTGAGTTATGTGACTTTGATAATCATTTATTGAtgaaatgtaagtaaaaaaaaaaaaaaaaaaaaatctgatatttAGTTTTTATTGGAATTAGAGCATTTACTCCTTTCACAATTGATATTCTTTTAACCAGTCGAGCACTGcatttttaatcaaaattctaGGGTACAAAGTGTTTGGCTTCTTTTTTGGCCAAATGGTGGTCTTGATTGTCCAACTTTTCCTTCAGATTCCACTCTCTAAAAACAGTGTCTGATCCAAGTGTCTGTCTTatcagctgtgagactgtgatttcTTAAGATGAACATTggatgctgattggctgagagctcCTACTCCATTATTGTGACCTAGTTGACACAAGCACAGTGATGTTGGAGGAGGATAAAGTACCATACAATTTAAAATAATTCAAATGCCTACAGCTTTTGTTGGAGATTTTGTCTCACCACAAATGCATCAGCATTTCTGCAGCGCCCTTTAATGGCCACAAGGTGGAGTAGATCTCATAGGCTGAGGTTGTCTAGCCATGTGGTGTAATTCTGTGTACATAGTCCAACATGAAGGTTTCTCAGTGCTGAggatcccagcaactggaaaaggccaagagaaCACGCACACATCACCTGGCTGATATAGATAGTTATTTTCAGGGGGTGGGGCTTGCCGTGATTGATATCTGTCtagcctggatggttgccaactGGGAACTAGgaaggttccatagtgtggtggaaatCGTGGCACCAACACATGATCCCAAACCTGAAGTGACTAAAGTCTTTTCACAGTCTTGTATATAACCTCATGCTCTTCCATTAACATGTTTTTAAGATGCTTTCAATCCTCCTGTCTTGTTTCCAGGGAACTCTTTGATGGCTCCGGTAGGGCGATGGCAAAAAGGAAAAGATCTTACATGGTACTCAAAAGACAAAAAAGGTGCAGCTTTGTCCAAAGATGATGAACTTGCTGCAGTCAAAGCTGCAGAGCATGAAGCACTGATGGCTGCTCTGTAAGTAAAAGTTTATTAAAAGCGAAATGGTTAGCAGTTGTGGGTGTAGTCCAGCAAGCAAATGAAATGATTGCATTTTCAATTCAGAGGACACAAGAGCATAAAGAGACAACCAACAGGCCTGACCAAGGAGGTATTTGATTTtggtttgttttgctttttctcAAAATCTTgactcttttaatttttttttttcactgtagtATTTGAAAAGGTTGAGTGATTTGAATTCTGACATTTTCCTGACCAGGACCTTGTAGACGTGTGCAGGAGGGAAGAGGCTGATGGCGAGGAACGAAATGTAGACCGTGTCTTAGGATTGGGGAGTTCCAGGTGAAAAATTTTTATGGAGTTCCGAAAGAACAAAACTACATTTAGAAAACTGTTGACTTTGTAATCTTAGAACTTGTGTAATATGAACAATTAAATGAGTCAAAACAGCAAAAGGAAAATACTTTATAATGTAATACCCATGTAGTTGTTGCAATCCAGGCGATCACCATTTCTTTCACAGTGGGATGACAAATTGTTTCTTGGAGTCCTTATGGATGATACCTGTCTCCCAGATTGTGCACACTACCAGGAATCAGCATCTCCACCCACCTGAAGGAGTTTGGCTCCAACTTTAGAGACCTGTGGAGCTTTCCCTGCCCTCAGCTATTTCACCACCTTTGTAATCTCACTTATATTTGGTGGTGATTTGCAGTTGGCTGGAAGATCAGCAGCCATAACCCTGGCAATGAGTTTCTATCATCCTGATAAGGGGATTGATTTTTTTACAActgctcataaaaaaaaaaaaaaagttggcaagAGTGTTTTCAGAAAAATTGAAAATTGCAAGACTGAAAAATATCTTTGCAGTTTAATCTCTTCATACAAGTGTTAGAAGTAATTCTGTTCATTTtcaggtgtttgtgtgtgagctGCTGATCTGTGACTGGAATTGCTGATGTTTCTTTCAATCTGCAGTGCAGGGTCACGCAAGCTCATGCTCACCCAAAAGGAAAAGGAGGCAGCTAAAATTGGGTTGCCAGTTTTCACagtgagtttatttatttattgtcaccTTAATAAATACCACTGGACATCTAATGGAATCTGGATTATTGCAAACGTTGGACTTTGCTCAGTAAGACTGATTTCTGTTTGAGGCAAATGTGCatgtaacttttttttctttgaactGTGGTTAAGAAGTTTGAAGAACTGATGTTATTTCAGtgtaataaaaataacaatatgaTGCAAATATTTTAATCACAGCACCACAATACTGAGGGTCGTCCAGCAGCCTCTGCAACAACGACATGTGAGAGCGCAGTGAAGGAGGAGGTAGACCGCACGTGAGTATGTGCACCACAACTTGAGCAACTGTGCACGTCttcttaaaatgtaaatagacATGGAAACCACCAAATATTTTGGTCTgctggttgtttttttgtttttgttttttttgtttttttacatcagTAGAAacgagagcaaaaagaaaaagaaagaaaagaagaacaaaaaggagaaaaagaagaaggaaaaaaagaagaaaaggcaaAGAAGAGATTCGGCCAGCTCAGACTCGGAGGACAAGAGAAAGAGGTGAGTGTCTGCATGTGTAGTTTCAATATGTTTATGTT
This region includes:
- the c12h1orf35 gene encoding multiple myeloma tumor-associated protein 2 isoform X2, translated to MFGSSRSGGVRGGQDQFNWDDVKVDKHRENYLGNSLMAPVGRWQKGKDLTWYSKDKKGAALSKDDELAAVKAAEHEALMAALGHKSIKRQPTGLTKEDLVDVCRREEADGEERNVDRVLGLGSSSAGSRKLMLTQKEKEAAKIGLPVFTHHNTEGRPAASATTTCESAVKEEVDRTNESKKKKKEKKNKKEKKKKEKKKKRQRRDSASSDSEDKRKRHRKDHHHHHHNPSLHSQSGARPPHSHSSQGLKAESHPSRLHHRPLQHDTDSSDGVSPVPHNLVSHKTAPDGATQSHRRRHDTDSDD
- the c12h1orf35 gene encoding multiple myeloma tumor-associated protein 2 isoform X1, which produces MFGSSRSGGVRGGQDQFNWDDVKVDKHRENYLGNSLMAPVGRWQKGKDLTWYSKDKKGAALSKDDELAAVKAAEHEALMAALGHKSIKRQPTGLTKEDLVDVCRREEADGEERNVDRVLGLGSSSAGSRKLMLTQKEKEAAKIGLPVFTHHNTEGRPAASATTTCESAVKEEVDRTRNESKKKKKEKKNKKEKKKKEKKKKRQRRDSASSDSEDKRKRHRKDHHHHHHNPSLHSQSGARPPHSHSSQGLKAESHPSRLHHRPLQHDTDSSDGVSPVPHNLVSHKTAPDGATQSHRRRHDTDSDD